DNA sequence from the Deltaproteobacteria bacterium genome:
GGCCTGGAGGACGAAGTCTACGATCACCTTTTCAGCTTCTTCCGGCGCTATTACTCGGAGGGCGATTTCCTGGCGAAGCGCGTCTACAAGCCCGGCGTCTACGCCATCCCCTACGAGGGCGAGGAGGTGAAGCTCCACTGGGCCAACCGCGACCAGTACTACATCAAGACCAGCGAGTACCTGCGCGATTACGCCTTCCGTCTGCGGCCGGAGAATGAGGCCAACCCGATGCGCGTGCACTTTCGGCTGGTCGACGCCGCCGAGGGCGAGCATGGGAACGTCAAAGCCGCGGAGGGCAAGGACCGCGTCTTCATTTTGGCAGCCGAGGATTGTGTCGCCCAGGAAAACGACGACCTGGTGATCCGTTTCGAATACCGCCCCGCGACGCTGGCGGATTGGCACCCCGCGCCCGGTAGGGGCACGTTGGGTAGGGGCACGTTGCAACGTGCCCCTGCGACGACCGATCCGGGTACGGGCACCGATTTGGGTACGGGCACGTTGGGTACGGGCACGTTGCAACGTGCCCCAACGACGACCGATCCGGGTACGGGCATCGATCCGGGTACGGGCACCGATTTGGGTACGGGCATCGATTTGGGTAGGGGCACGTTGCGACGTGCCCCTACGGCGGAATCCCATTCACCAACGTCTGCGGACCAGCGCGAGGCCAAGACCAAACCACCCGCGCAGAAAGACCTGATCGCGATTGCCGCGACGCGCGTGCTGGCCGTGGCCGACGCGTCACTCGCCGCATGGATCGCCGAACTGGGCAAGCCGCACACCCTCTCGAGCGGCGAGAAGGCCGACTACAGCCGTCTCGAAGCCCACCTGCGCCGCTACACCGCCCGCAACACCTTCGACTACTTCATCCACAAGGACCTGGGCGGCTTCCTGCGCCGGGAGCTGGACTTCTACATCAAGAACGAGGTCATGCACCTCGACGACATCGAGAACGAGACGGCGCCGCGCGTCGAGCAGTACCTGTCCAAGATCAAGGTCATCCGCCGCATCGCCGGCAAGATCATCGACTTCCTTGCGCAGCTCGAAGATTTCCAGAAGAAGCTCTGGCTCAAAAAGAAGTTCGTGGTCGAGACCAACTACTGCATCACACTCGACCGCATCCCAGAAGAGTTCTACCCCGAGATTGCCGCCAATGACGCCCAGCGGAAGGAGTGGGTGCGGCTCTTCGCGATCGACGAGATCAAAGGCGACTTGGCGACGCCGGGGTACAAAGTACCGCTCACTGTGGCGTTTCTGAAGGGGCATCCGACACTGGTGCTGGATACGCGGCACTTCGACGCCGACTTCACCGCGCGGCTACTACAGGCGATAGGCGACGTGCGCGAGCAAACGGATGGGATGCTGGTGCGCAGCGAGAACTTCCAGGCGCTCTCGTTGGCCCAGGCGCGCTACGGGGAGCAGGTGAAATGCATCTACATTGACCCACCATACAATACCGACGCATCGGCGATCCTCTACAAGAACGATTACAAACACTCGTCCTGGATGAGCCTCATCGAGAACAGACTGGCTCTGACAGGAAGGCTGCTCGGGACCACCGGTGTGATCTGTTTTGCAGTCGATGACGAAGAGGTTTCGGAGGCTCGGCACGTGCTGGCGCAGTTCTTTCCCAAAGAGGTCGGGATCGCGGTTGTGCGATCAAACCCGCAGAGTCGAAAGGCCAAGGGGACATTTTCGCCTGCGCACGAGTATGCCCTGTTTTACGGTAGGTCATCCACGTCGACGCCGGGCAGCTTGGAACTTACCGAGAAGCGCATGGCCCGATATCCCAAGCAAGACGAGAAGGGCCGTTTTGCCTGGATGAACTTCATTCGGACCGGGACCAACGACAGGAGGGCCGATCGCCCGAAGCTCTACTACCCGATCTTGGTGGCTCACGACAACACACTGAGGATTCCGAATATGACGTGGTCGAGCGAGCTCGGAGAGTATGGCGAGTACGTGCTCAATGAGCCGATCAGGGAGAATGAGGTGGCTGTCTTCCCGGTAGTGGATACCGACGAAGGTCAGATCGAGAAAAGGTGGCATAGAGGACACGGGAGGGTCACGGAGGAGCCCGACGAGTACCGGGCACGCAGAGACCCTGACGGGCATGTCAGTATCGACTTCAAGACCCGCATGGATGAAAGCTCGACTCCTGTGACATGGTGGGACAGCAAGGAGTATGCTTCGGCCAACTACGGCGCCGTTGAGCTGAAGGCCCTGTTTGGAGCTAAGCCATTCGACTTTCCCAAAGCATTGGGTCTCGTAGCGGACTGTCTGAGGGCAGCAAACGCAAACGCCGACTCCATCGTCTTGGACTACTTCGCAGGCTCCGGCACGACTGGGCACGCGGTCCTTAACCTGAACCGTGAGGACGGTGGGCGGCGCAAGTTCATCCTCGTGGAGATGGGCGACTACTTCGACACGGTTCTCCTGCCACGCATCAAGAAGGTCACCTTTACGCCCGAGTGGAAGGACGGCAAGCCGAAGCGCCTGGCGACCAAGGAGGAAGCAGAACGCAGCCCGCGCATCGTCAAGATCATCCGCCTCGAATCCTACGAAGACGCCTTGAACAACCTGGAGACGCGCCGCACCGATACGCAGAGGAGCCTTTTGGAAGCGCCCGGAGCGCGTGGCGCAGACGGGCTGAAGGAGCAATACCTGCTGCGCTACATGCTCGACGTCGAGACGCGCGGCAGCCAGTCGCTGCTCAACGTGCAGGCGTTCAAGGACCCGACCGCCTACAAGCTGAAGGTGAAGCGCCCGGGCAGCGACGAGAGCCGCGAGGTCAGCGTCGATCTGCTGGAGACGTTCAATTACCTGAATTACCTGATCGGCTTGACGGTGCAGCACATCGCCGCGCCACAGACGTTCAGCGCAAGCTTCAAGCGCGACGACGATCCCGACTTGCCTGCGGACGCACCGCGCCGCTTGCTCCTTGATGGACGCTTGAAAGAGATATCCCCTCACCCCACCCCTCTCCCCGCAAGCGGGGCGAGGGAGGAAAAGGTGTGGTGGTTCCGCACCGTGACGGGTACGACGCCGGACGGCAGGCGGACGCTGATCATGTGGCGCAAGCTCACGGGCGACCCGGAGCAGGACAACCTGGTCCTCGACGCCTGGTTCACCAAGCAGGGCTACTCGACGAAGGACTACGAGTTCCACCTCATCTACGTGAACGGCGACAACAACCTGGAGAACCTCAAGCAGCCGGACGATACCTGGAAGGTGCGCATGATCGAGGAGGATTTTCACCGGTTGATGTTCGATACGGAGGGCGTGTGAGCAGGTCGCTCAACAAGGCGGTGCCGACCGCCCGCGGCACCGCCGCGCTCTACCGCGAGGTGCGCGCGGTCTTGGAGCAGGCACGCGGCTCAGCCTATCGCGCCGTCAACGTCGCGATGGTGCATGCTTACTGGAATGTCGGGCGGCTTATCGTCGAGCACGAACAAGCCGGACTGAAGCGCGCCGCGTATGGTGAGGCGGTGCTCGAAGAGCTGTCACGTCGGCTCACCACCGACTTCGGTCGCGGGTTTGCGGTAACCAATCTTCGGTACATGCGGCAGTTTTATCTTGCCTTCCCAATTCATCACGCACTGCGTGATGAATTGGGGGCGCTGGCAAAACGGAACGCACTGCGTTCAGAATTGCCCGCCTCCGAGATGCGCGCCGCAGCGCGTCTCGAATCTCCAAATCGTCACGCGCTGCGTGACGATTCCG
Encoded proteins:
- a CDS encoding site-specific DNA-methyltransferase; translation: MTQRFEKLKTLLKELFQLDQPDLDFGLYRIMHAKAAEVTQFLDKDLLPQVRKAFEQYQPADKAELEKDLAKAIEQAQALGADPETLPKVKDLRRKLAEDAVDIGGLEDEVYDHLFSFFRRYYSEGDFLAKRVYKPGVYAIPYEGEEVKLHWANRDQYYIKTSEYLRDYAFRLRPENEANPMRVHFRLVDAAEGEHGNVKAAEGKDRVFILAAEDCVAQENDDLVIRFEYRPATLADWHPAPGRGTLGRGTLQRAPATTDPGTGTDLGTGTLGTGTLQRAPTTTDPGTGIDPGTGTDLGTGIDLGRGTLRRAPTAESHSPTSADQREAKTKPPAQKDLIAIAATRVLAVADASLAAWIAELGKPHTLSSGEKADYSRLEAHLRRYTARNTFDYFIHKDLGGFLRRELDFYIKNEVMHLDDIENETAPRVEQYLSKIKVIRRIAGKIIDFLAQLEDFQKKLWLKKKFVVETNYCITLDRIPEEFYPEIAANDAQRKEWVRLFAIDEIKGDLATPGYKVPLTVAFLKGHPTLVLDTRHFDADFTARLLQAIGDVREQTDGMLVRSENFQALSLAQARYGEQVKCIYIDPPYNTDASAILYKNDYKHSSWMSLIENRLALTGRLLGTTGVICFAVDDEEVSEARHVLAQFFPKEVGIAVVRSNPQSRKAKGTFSPAHEYALFYGRSSTSTPGSLELTEKRMARYPKQDEKGRFAWMNFIRTGTNDRRADRPKLYYPILVAHDNTLRIPNMTWSSELGEYGEYVLNEPIRENEVAVFPVVDTDEGQIEKRWHRGHGRVTEEPDEYRARRDPDGHVSIDFKTRMDESSTPVTWWDSKEYASANYGAVELKALFGAKPFDFPKALGLVADCLRAANANADSIVLDYFAGSGTTGHAVLNLNREDGGRRKFILVEMGDYFDTVLLPRIKKVTFTPEWKDGKPKRLATKEEAERSPRIVKIIRLESYEDALNNLETRRTDTQRSLLEAPGARGADGLKEQYLLRYMLDVETRGSQSLLNVQAFKDPTAYKLKVKRPGSDESREVSVDLLETFNYLNYLIGLTVQHIAAPQTFSASFKRDDDPDLPADAPRRLLLDGRLKEISPHPTPLPASGAREEKVWWFRTVTGTTPDGRRTLIMWRKLTGDPEQDNLVLDAWFTKQGYSTKDYEFHLIYVNGDNNLENLKQPDDTWKVRMIEEDFHRLMFDTEGV